A portion of the Halodesulfovibrio aestuarii DSM 17919 = ATCC 29578 genome contains these proteins:
- a CDS encoding helix-turn-helix domain-containing protein, producing the protein MNSKLCRVMAQMMIEGFRPFGGEIAEDVYSKFGCKDASRAYWLHRWPILHCLGCNKRCTPKNTEGFQVPMQFPASQTQSKFSMLPEEMLQAKKFLRVDEAAYCLNISERTVRKLVDDGVLVRHLRLPIRITAESVQEEMERVDW; encoded by the coding sequence ATGAATAGCAAGCTATGCCGCGTAATGGCGCAAATGATGATTGAAGGCTTTCGCCCCTTCGGAGGGGAAATAGCTGAGGACGTCTATTCAAAGTTTGGCTGCAAAGACGCCTCTCGTGCCTATTGGCTACATCGCTGGCCTATCTTGCACTGCCTTGGTTGTAATAAGCGCTGTACCCCAAAGAATACAGAAGGCTTTCAAGTGCCCATGCAGTTCCCGGCATCGCAGACACAAAGTAAGTTCTCCATGCTTCCTGAAGAAATGCTACAAGCCAAAAAATTTCTTAGAGTAGATGAAGCCGCCTACTGCTTAAACATCTCAGAGCGCACTGTTCGTAAGCTAGTAGATGACGGTGTGCTTGTTCGGCATCTGCGATTGCCTATTCGAATAACCGCAGAGAGTGTGCAGGAGGAGATGGAAAGGGTTGATTGGTAG
- a CDS encoding regulatory protein GemA yields MSRNAELAKIHMGKKQLGLDDETYRAMLDDMFGVATAAKLNFKQRYRLMRHMEERGAVFATKSKPTAKPTEDFYVIPDNAPHVQQKRYILALWKKLGWKMSGVDTRMKKQFGVESFIWLNDQAALQTITKDLVSRCQARGIDTD; encoded by the coding sequence AATTCATATGGGCAAGAAACAGCTTGGCCTTGATGATGAAACATATCGCGCCATGCTGGACGACATGTTTGGCGTAGCCACTGCCGCAAAGCTTAATTTTAAGCAACGATATAGGTTGATGCGTCACATGGAAGAACGTGGGGCAGTGTTCGCCACCAAGAGCAAGCCAACTGCCAAGCCCACAGAAGATTTCTATGTCATTCCTGATAATGCACCGCATGTTCAGCAGAAGCGCTACATACTTGCGTTATGGAAGAAGCTTGGCTGGAAGATGAGCGGAGTAGATACTCGTATGAAAAAGCAGTTCGGTGTTGAAAGCTTCATCTGGCTTAACGATCAGGCCGCATTGCAGACTATTACTAAGGATTTAGTGAGCCGTTGCCAAGCTCGCGGAATCGACACCGACTAG